Proteins from one Sulfurovum sp. TSL1 genomic window:
- a CDS encoding L-threonine 3-dehydrogenase yields MKRILVTGATGQIGSELVPVLRDKYGRDNVVAAGHRRKPEDAFVDSGPYESIETTDAKSISALVKKYRIDTIYHLAALLSAKAEEDPQLAWNINMNGLQTVLEVARYHHCTLFFPSSIGVFGPSTPKDNTPQVTIQRPNTLYGITKLAGELLCDYYVKKYDMDIRGVRFPGLISYKTLPGGGTTDYAVEIFYAAVKHEPYRCFLKEGTRLDMMYMPDAVRAVVELMEADARSLRHRNAYNITAMSFAPEQLYASIKKELPHFSMTYEVDPIRQEIAESWPHKMDDSAARAEWGWQPEYTMESMTKDMIEQLRKEAPHVT; encoded by the coding sequence ATGAAAAGAATATTGGTCACCGGTGCAACAGGACAGATCGGCTCTGAGCTCGTCCCTGTTCTTAGAGATAAATATGGGAGAGACAATGTAGTGGCTGCGGGACACCGCCGAAAGCCGGAAGATGCATTTGTGGATTCCGGTCCCTATGAGAGCATTGAGACGACAGATGCAAAATCCATCTCAGCGCTTGTAAAAAAATATCGCATTGATACCATCTATCATCTTGCAGCGCTTCTTTCGGCAAAAGCGGAAGAGGATCCCCAGCTTGCATGGAATATCAATATGAATGGGCTCCAGACGGTGCTTGAAGTGGCCCGTTACCACCACTGCACACTCTTTTTTCCCAGCTCCATCGGGGTCTTCGGGCCATCCACACCGAAAGACAACACCCCACAGGTGACCATCCAGCGTCCCAATACACTTTATGGCATTACAAAACTGGCGGGTGAACTGCTTTGCGACTATTACGTTAAAAAGTATGATATGGATATCCGCGGGGTTCGCTTCCCAGGCTTGATCTCCTATAAAACGCTGCCAGGCGGAGGAACAACCGATTATGCCGTCGAGATCTTCTATGCTGCCGTCAAACATGAACCCTACCGATGCTTTCTGAAAGAAGGAACGCGTCTGGACATGATGTACATGCCCGATGCCGTTCGGGCCGTCGTGGAGCTGATGGAGGCGGATGCGAGGAGTCTGCGCCACCGCAATGCTTACAATATAACGGCGATGAGTTTTGCACCGGAGCAATTATATGCTTCCATCAAAAAAGAGCTGCCCCATTTCAGTATGACCTACGAAGTCGACCCCATAAGGCAGGAGATCGCTGAGAGCTGGCCTCATAAAATGGATGACAGCGCAGCAAGAGCCGAATGGGGCTGGCAGCCGGAATATACTATGGAATCGATGACGAAAGATATGATCGAACAGTTGAGAAAGGAGGCACCCCATGTCACTTGA
- a CDS encoding aminotransferase class I/II-fold pyridoxal phosphate-dependent enzyme: protein MSLEKLEIPLKQQLEAIDSKGVSKRHEKIITGIRGAKGGFGPRVTLAGECDKLFLQMNSNSYLGLSTDKDVIQAEEEASRQFGTGPGAVRFISGTFEPHVTLEKKLATFCGRESAMIFSAAYAAVMGILPQLITEETVVISDALNHNCIINAIRLAHPAEKAVYRHLDMEDLEAAIKRYIGQCSRMIVITDGIFSMRGDHAPLNEIVGVCEKYEERFEEGIITVVDDSHGVGAFGKTGRGTEEVTGTKVDIHIGTLGKALGVNGGYVASSETVIDYLRETAPFYIFSNPITPSEAAAAIKSLDILDSHRGQKLLDKLRRLTRRLEEGLKDLGYETIPGEHPIVPLMIRDTEKTSRLVKHLFEHGILATGLNFPVVPKGDEEIRFQVSANHTDKDIDYLLEVLKHF, encoded by the coding sequence ATGTCACTTGAAAAGCTTGAAATTCCTTTAAAGCAGCAGCTGGAAGCCATAGATTCGAAGGGTGTCAGCAAACGGCATGAAAAGATCATTACCGGGATCAGGGGAGCCAAAGGCGGTTTCGGACCGAGGGTTACCCTTGCGGGGGAGTGTGATAAGCTCTTCTTGCAAATGAATTCCAACAGTTACCTGGGCCTGTCAACAGATAAAGATGTCATTCAAGCAGAGGAGGAGGCATCACGCCAATTTGGTACCGGGCCGGGTGCCGTCCGTTTTATCAGCGGTACCTTTGAGCCGCATGTGACACTGGAAAAGAAACTGGCCACTTTCTGCGGCAGAGAATCGGCCATGATCTTCAGCGCTGCCTATGCTGCTGTTATGGGCATCCTCCCACAGCTTATTACAGAAGAAACGGTGGTCATCAGTGATGCATTGAACCATAACTGTATCATCAATGCCATCCGGCTGGCACACCCTGCTGAAAAAGCAGTATACAGGCACCTTGATATGGAAGATCTTGAAGCTGCCATCAAGCGATACATCGGTCAATGCAGCCGGATGATCGTTATTACCGACGGTATCTTCAGTATGCGGGGAGACCATGCACCCCTCAATGAGATCGTTGGGGTCTGCGAAAAATATGAAGAAAGGTTTGAAGAAGGGATCATTACGGTTGTTGATGATTCGCACGGTGTCGGAGCCTTCGGTAAAACCGGTCGTGGAACAGAGGAGGTTACCGGTACAAAAGTCGATATCCACATCGGAACTCTCGGAAAGGCCCTCGGCGTCAATGGCGGCTATGTGGCTTCCAGTGAAACCGTCATTGATTACCTGAGAGAGACAGCCCCCTTTTACATCTTTTCCAATCCCATTACTCCCTCTGAAGCGGCAGCGGCCATCAAGTCTCTTGATATCCTCGACAGCCACCGGGGTCAGAAGTTACTCGACAAGCTTCGTAGACTCACCAGGCGGCTTGAAGAGGGCTTAAAGGATCTTGGTTATGAAACCATCCCCGGAGAGCATCCCATTGTCCCTCTTATGATAAGGGACACCGAAAAAACTTCCAGACTGGTGAAGCATCTTTTTGAGCATGGTATTCTTGCCACAGGCCTTAACTTTCCTGTGGTTCCAAAAGGTGATGAGGAGATCAGGTTTCAGGTTTCAGCCAATCATACAGACAAAGATATTGATTACTTGTTGGAAGTTTTGAAGCATTTTTAG
- a CDS encoding SAV_2336 N-terminal domain-related protein yields MNNLDIASYIDLLESSNLDTTELSDILWLAKYMKTDKSYYIRKEKEVSEESVIKNKESKPKEEIKDQPSKEKKSETITENKNDNISLSLDKSTIETSLEINISHRGYFNDTQQISKYLIDFKDKFSSKRKNVLNEIKTIDYKAKTGVLNPFFKPKKKKLYTLYIFIDSSSSMKVWKGVIDEYSKLLVNSGIFKASKLIYFNSDKDETVFYKDTKLNRIFNPKEITNFQNNKLIFVLTDMLSSGWQYGDTLEVFAKLYDNIPLYVVQMLPYRLWRTTALKKASITTFHSSHYYPTRDSYNTEIDYLLRSLDENSSKTLKLPIVSFELAYLKTIGKTLKAQSENKIDGAIFNLDSIQENKSTLENKTLTPDEKVKYFFANASPEAQELAKSLSSVQFFNLPIMRMIQDKTLNESSNTYIAEVINSGLVKNNDNLLEFDNDVCDVLFQLLGRKKALEIAYNNSDYIQENLGAEYGFKAYLTGRINLKDNKLTEIDKKFATMPFRILKSMGGKYAEMAKNIGAINQKIQTENVSPLKNEVYQPVFHQDAFFPRKDIIDQIWSVLDKNYNILLSAPRRFGKTSIIKHIVNEPQNNYLIKYLDMESLDNSDAFFTTIYRALLDLIGRSDIDASILLNNSSMSLEIKGLLKNTALHNKKIVFIVDEFMIDIQSQDYKNNFMQQLDELSVYDIQFIFATPYAYQATNSAFMRNLYQINIPPLTFVDAEDLMNRLLLASKINIDRSLKHYILEKIGLLIPFYIQFVIKGLIDRYDHQNISKKIIDQYLDEVIQKDLLHFSFWKENLDHLMRNNELTSALSILNYISMMDMDSVNNSNEFIRRDGTLSREKVLNKLRSHYYINESSRFISPLLQQWWKNNIVYSEDDIRSLVLQKLKNQDWNDKDILSEYSLPNKRFADIVLLENGQPVAAIELKAKLNYRSIKQGFNQVVLYAKELNVPITYISDGKKIFQYNFVNNITEEVDRFPSPDEFLKIRNDAYHETKKDISFQCEECETEYFLDCNELEWEQVGGSERNMGAELEHEAEYYNTCGRCNNDMSITFSCWEYPVGMENFRDVSSQGVINLRGDCCRDFHDNEKELMNNEDYSNESNEDEQSRMSDDNNSYLSLEDKIEELETFKNNLIPYANLEYTSEYDREDYSDEDEYPEPTYLISEEFDSQYLDKLINDIQDEIDEAQHALLSEDSNPIHIGSLLLKKQFRIPYNGISESYGIDKDCNVYPDDNEQLLYVYPLLEDGIEEDIHETGLEKIEEWFFQNYEDPANLLPYDSKEGGYIPIYGSLMTAEDAIINEFSGVISDDAIYEAIYRIDKEHGLMEWSPIPNDQEDFDESLDDRDDKELDENKDISNKSDNDFLNVIKRNGKIEALDVTKFKTHIKKMVNDVARIEKNKEKHDEWIKKKNKNIDMLRGKKNKKK; encoded by the coding sequence TTGAACAACTTAGATATAGCATCTTATATTGACTTGCTAGAGTCATCAAATTTAGATACTACAGAACTATCTGACATTTTGTGGTTAGCAAAATATATGAAAACAGATAAAAGTTACTATATTAGAAAAGAAAAAGAAGTATCTGAAGAGAGTGTTATAAAGAATAAAGAAAGTAAACCCAAAGAAGAGATAAAAGATCAGCCTTCTAAAGAAAAAAAGAGTGAGACTATAACAGAAAATAAGAATGATAACATCTCACTTTCTCTGGACAAAAGTACCATAGAAACAAGCCTAGAAATTAATATATCGCATAGGGGTTATTTTAATGATACACAACAAATTTCGAAATATCTTATAGATTTTAAAGATAAATTTTCATCAAAAAGAAAAAATGTTCTTAATGAGATTAAAACAATTGATTATAAAGCTAAGACAGGTGTTCTAAATCCATTCTTTAAGCCTAAAAAGAAAAAACTATATACACTTTATATTTTTATTGATTCTAGTTCGTCTATGAAGGTATGGAAAGGAGTGATAGATGAGTATAGTAAACTACTTGTTAATAGTGGTATATTCAAAGCTTCAAAGCTTATATATTTCAATAGTGATAAGGATGAAACTGTATTTTATAAAGATACAAAGTTGAATAGGATCTTTAACCCTAAAGAGATAACTAATTTTCAGAATAATAAACTTATTTTTGTATTAACAGATATGTTATCTAGTGGTTGGCAATATGGAGATACATTAGAAGTCTTTGCAAAACTTTATGATAATATTCCTTTGTATGTAGTGCAAATGTTACCTTATAGACTTTGGAGAACAACAGCACTTAAAAAAGCAAGTATTACAACTTTTCATTCATCTCATTATTACCCTACCAGAGATAGTTATAATACTGAAATAGACTATCTTTTAAGATCCTTAGATGAAAATAGTTCAAAAACTCTAAAGCTTCCGATTGTAAGTTTTGAATTAGCTTATTTAAAGACTATTGGTAAGACTCTCAAAGCTCAAAGTGAGAATAAAATTGATGGTGCTATTTTTAATTTAGACAGTATTCAAGAAAATAAATCTACATTAGAAAATAAAACATTAACGCCAGATGAAAAAGTTAAGTATTTTTTTGCTAATGCATCGCCTGAAGCACAGGAACTAGCTAAGTCTCTTTCGTCAGTTCAATTTTTTAATCTACCTATTATGAGGATGATACAAGATAAAACTTTAAATGAGTCAAGCAATACTTATATTGCAGAAGTGATAAATAGTGGTTTAGTTAAGAATAACGATAATTTATTAGAATTCGATAATGATGTATGTGATGTATTGTTTCAACTGCTTGGTAGGAAAAAAGCCCTAGAGATAGCTTATAATAATTCGGACTATATTCAAGAAAATTTAGGAGCAGAGTATGGATTTAAAGCATACTTAACTGGTCGAATCAATCTAAAAGATAATAAACTTACTGAAATTGATAAAAAGTTTGCCACTATGCCTTTTAGAATATTAAAAAGTATGGGAGGCAAATATGCTGAGATGGCAAAAAATATTGGAGCGATTAACCAAAAAATTCAGACTGAGAATGTCTCTCCACTGAAAAATGAAGTATATCAGCCTGTATTTCATCAAGATGCTTTTTTCCCAAGAAAAGATATTATTGATCAAATATGGAGTGTTCTTGATAAAAATTACAATATATTGTTGTCTGCACCTAGAAGGTTTGGAAAAACATCAATAATAAAACATATTGTAAATGAGCCCCAAAATAATTATTTAATTAAATATTTAGATATGGAGAGTTTAGATAATTCTGATGCTTTTTTTACTACAATATATAGAGCTTTACTAGATCTAATCGGACGTTCAGATATTGATGCTTCCATACTACTTAACAATAGTTCCATGTCTTTGGAAATTAAAGGACTTTTGAAGAACACAGCACTACATAATAAAAAAATAGTTTTTATTGTTGATGAATTTATGATTGATATCCAATCTCAAGATTATAAAAATAATTTTATGCAGCAGTTAGATGAGCTTAGTGTATATGATATACAATTTATTTTTGCAACTCCTTATGCATATCAAGCTACCAATAGTGCATTCATGAGAAATTTGTATCAAATTAACATTCCACCCTTAACTTTTGTTGATGCAGAAGACTTAATGAATAGGTTATTACTAGCTTCTAAGATTAATATTGATCGATCTTTGAAGCACTATATATTAGAGAAGATTGGTTTACTTATCCCATTTTATATACAGTTTGTTATTAAGGGTTTAATAGATAGATATGATCATCAAAATATCAGTAAAAAGATTATTGATCAATATTTAGATGAGGTTATCCAAAAAGACCTATTGCATTTTTCTTTTTGGAAAGAGAACCTTGATCATCTAATGCGGAATAATGAATTAACTTCTGCATTGTCAATTTTAAATTATATTTCTATGATGGATATGGATAGTGTTAATAACTCAAATGAATTTATTCGACGAGATGGAACTTTATCAAGAGAAAAAGTATTAAATAAATTGCGATCTCACTATTATATTAATGAAAGTTCTAGATTTATATCTCCATTATTACAGCAATGGTGGAAAAATAATATAGTTTATAGTGAAGATGATATTAGGTCACTAGTTTTACAAAAATTAAAAAATCAGGACTGGAATGATAAAGATATATTATCTGAATATTCACTACCTAATAAGCGTTTCGCAGATATTGTCTTACTTGAAAATGGTCAACCAGTGGCAGCAATAGAATTAAAGGCAAAACTCAATTATAGATCCATAAAGCAAGGATTTAATCAGGTTGTCTTATATGCAAAAGAACTAAATGTTCCAATTACATATATCTCTGATGGTAAAAAGATATTTCAATATAATTTTGTTAATAATATTACTGAAGAGGTCGATCGTTTTCCTTCTCCTGATGAATTTTTAAAAATAAGGAATGATGCTTATCATGAGACTAAAAAAGATATATCATTTCAATGTGAGGAATGTGAAACAGAATATTTTTTAGATTGTAATGAACTTGAATGGGAACAAGTTGGGGGAAGTGAACGTAATATGGGTGCTGAACTAGAACATGAGGCAGAGTACTATAACACTTGCGGTAGATGTAATAATGATATGAGTATTACTTTTTCTTGCTGGGAATATCCTGTTGGAATGGAAAATTTTAGAGATGTATCTAGTCAAGGAGTAATTAATTTAAGAGGAGATTGTTGTCGAGATTTTCATGATAATGAGAAAGAATTAATGAATAATGAAGATTATTCTAATGAATCGAATGAAGATGAACAGTCCCGTATGTCAGATGACAATAACTCTTATCTAAGCCTCGAAGATAAAATTGAAGAATTAGAAACATTCAAAAATAACTTAATTCCATATGCTAACCTTGAATATACAAGTGAGTATGACAGAGAAGATTATTCAGATGAAGATGAATATCCCGAGCCTACTTATCTAATCTCCGAAGAATTTGATAGTCAATATTTAGATAAATTGATAAATGATATTCAAGATGAGATCGATGAAGCACAACATGCTCTATTAAGTGAAGATAGTAATCCAATACATATAGGTTCTTTATTATTGAAGAAGCAATTTAGAATACCATACAATGGTATATCAGAATCATATGGCATAGATAAAGATTGTAATGTATATCCTGATGACAATGAACAACTTTTATATGTGTATCCATTGTTAGAAGATGGAATAGAAGAAGATATTCATGAAACAGGTTTAGAAAAGATTGAAGAATGGTTCTTCCAAAATTATGAGGATCCAGCAAATTTATTGCCGTATGACTCTAAAGAAGGTGGGTATATACCTATTTATGGCAGTCTGATGACTGCTGAAGATGCAATAATTAATGAATTTTCAGGTGTTATTTCAGATGATGCTATATATGAAGCTATATATCGCATAGATAAAGAACATGGTTTGATGGAGTGGAGTCCAATTCCAAATGATCAAGAAGATTTTGATGAATCATTAGATGATAGGGATGATAAAGAATTGGATGAGAACAAGGATATTTCTAATAAATCAGATAATGATTTTTTAAATGTCATTAAAAGAAATGGAAAAATCGAAGCTCTTGATGTTACAAAATTTAAAACACATATAAAAAAGATGGTTAATGATGTTGCACGAATAGAAAAGAATAAGGAAAAACATGATGAGTGGATTAAAAAGAAAAATAAAAACATAGATATGCTTCGAGGTAAAAAAAATAAAAAGAAGTAA
- a CDS encoding DUF2953 domain-containing protein — protein sequence MEIVTILIGFLLFCLVLLSLPVDLSFYLEKDETLEYQAKLCLLFGFVTIDMNRDHGKAEKSVFPKKQKSGKTHLMPLFRRKAFIKRLIRLMLDLLYSCRIKELNLHCRIGLGDPSDTGRLVGILWPLLLPWKNIILKTDFQEAVFEGYCKANIRIFPILIIGTLLAFIFSPVTVRAMISSRLKQ from the coding sequence ATGGAAATCGTAACCATTTTGATCGGGTTCCTGCTCTTTTGCCTGGTTCTGCTTAGTCTTCCCGTTGATCTGAGTTTCTATCTGGAAAAAGATGAAACATTGGAATATCAGGCAAAACTTTGTTTGCTGTTCGGTTTTGTCACCATAGATATGAACAGAGATCATGGGAAAGCAGAAAAAAGCGTTTTCCCAAAGAAGCAGAAAAGCGGGAAAACACATCTTATGCCACTGTTCAGACGCAAAGCATTTATCAAACGACTCATTCGATTGATGTTGGATCTATTGTACAGCTGTCGAATAAAAGAGCTAAATCTGCATTGCCGTATCGGACTGGGCGATCCTTCCGATACAGGAAGGCTTGTAGGTATATTGTGGCCACTTCTGCTACCTTGGAAAAATATAATACTCAAAACAGATTTCCAAGAAGCAGTCTTTGAAGGGTATTGCAAAGCGAATATCCGTATTTTTCCGATCCTAATCATCGGCACTCTTCTTGCCTTTATCTTTTCTCCTGTAACAGTGCGCGCCATGATATCCTCTCGATTGAAACAATGA
- a CDS encoding GerW family sporulation protein gives MEHVKDVLKTSLEELERVLDTKTVVGEPIVIEGNTLIPLISIGFGFGAGGGTGKCKKSDDEGIGAGTGGGGGIKPVALVIINKDGDVRVEPIKSGMASAFEHIGETLGKALREKDK, from the coding sequence ATGGAGCATGTGAAGGATGTATTAAAAACCTCGTTGGAGGAATTGGAAAGAGTACTGGATACTAAAACAGTCGTAGGGGAGCCTATTGTCATAGAAGGCAATACACTTATTCCACTCATCAGTATCGGATTTGGTTTTGGTGCCGGAGGAGGTACCGGAAAGTGTAAAAAAAGTGACGATGAGGGAATTGGCGCCGGTACCGGTGGTGGTGGCGGCATTAAACCGGTTGCCCTTGTGATCATCAACAAAGACGGTGATGTAAGGGTTGAACCCATCAAAAGCGGTATGGCTTCAGCGTTCGAACATATAGGCGAAACTCTCGGTAAAGCGTTACGGGAGAAAGACAAATAA
- a CDS encoding iron-containing alcohol dehydrogenase, translating to MVNFTYKNPTKIEFGKDKEKEIGGYIAEENIKKVLLAYGSDRIKKDGLFDIVVASLEANGIAFVELGGIVSNPVLSTVYKAVDLAKEHNVDAILSVGGGSVLDSAKAIAAGSLYDGDVWDFFIGKSVIEKALPVFDIITLAATGSEMNTYAVVTNEATKQKFSIASPHLYPRVSVINPELQKSVSKEYLVYSASDIIAHSIEGYFTASSHPDIIAAYIEANIATVMKTTETLLADNDDYEARGEFAWAATQALNGTTYLGVEGYSFPNHMIEHTLSALFNVPHGAGLSVVMPAWMKWYVSHNEAQFKRFAQKLFGLSSAMEGIEALESWFNKVGTPTRLSQLSIKESDLDTIVENAREHAEAFGLAETYTKEVLKEILQKAL from the coding sequence ATGGTCAATTTCACTTATAAAAATCCTACAAAAATAGAGTTTGGAAAAGACAAAGAAAAAGAGATCGGTGGGTATATCGCTGAAGAGAATATCAAAAAAGTGCTTCTTGCGTATGGGAGTGACCGTATCAAAAAAGACGGTCTGTTCGACATTGTTGTAGCCAGCCTTGAAGCAAATGGTATTGCATTTGTTGAGCTGGGAGGCATCGTCAGTAACCCTGTACTCTCAACAGTATATAAGGCTGTAGATCTGGCAAAAGAACACAATGTGGATGCCATACTGAGTGTCGGCGGCGGTTCTGTACTGGACAGTGCAAAGGCCATAGCGGCCGGTAGTCTTTATGATGGCGATGTGTGGGACTTCTTCATCGGGAAAAGTGTGATAGAAAAGGCACTGCCTGTCTTTGACATTATCACCCTTGCAGCGACCGGAAGCGAAATGAACACTTACGCTGTGGTGACGAATGAAGCAACGAAGCAAAAATTCTCTATCGCTTCCCCACACCTCTATCCAAGAGTATCCGTTATCAACCCGGAACTTCAAAAGTCGGTCTCTAAAGAGTACCTGGTCTACTCTGCTTCGGACATTATCGCCCACTCCATCGAAGGGTACTTTACTGCTTCATCACATCCGGATATCATCGCTGCCTATATCGAAGCGAACATTGCCACGGTCATGAAAACCACTGAAACGCTGCTGGCAGACAATGATGACTATGAGGCACGCGGAGAGTTTGCATGGGCAGCAACTCAAGCGCTGAATGGTACGACCTATCTGGGAGTAGAAGGGTACAGTTTCCCCAACCATATGATCGAGCATACGCTTTCTGCACTTTTCAATGTACCACACGGTGCGGGGCTTTCGGTCGTGATGCCGGCATGGATGAAATGGTACGTTTCACATAACGAAGCACAGTTCAAACGTTTTGCGCAAAAACTCTTTGGACTCTCAAGTGCCATGGAAGGGATAGAGGCACTGGAGTCATGGTTCAACAAGGTCGGTACACCGACCAGGCTTTCACAACTCTCGATCAAAGAGAGTGATCTCGATACGATCGTGGAGAATGCTCGCGAGCATGCAGAAGCTTTCGGCTTAGCAGAAACGTATACCAAAGAAGTGCTCAAAGAGATCCTGCAAAAAGCATTGTAG
- a CDS encoding helix-hairpin-helix domain-containing protein: MKNPNRETVSKLEQLPNIGKKMANYLEIADIKTPQSLIGKNAFDLYNKLCDKTGKQFDPCVIDVFISVIDFMEGGEASPWWKFTDERKKYLKK, from the coding sequence ATGAAAAATCCGAATCGTGAAACAGTATCAAAATTGGAACAACTTCCCAATATCGGTAAAAAAATGGCTAACTACTTGGAAATTGCCGATATTAAAACCCCTCAATCTTTAATAGGAAAAAATGCTTTTGACCTATACAATAAATTATGCGATAAAACCGGTAAGCAATTTGATCCCTGTGTGATTGATGTATTCATATCAGTGATTGATTTTATGGAAGGAGGAGAAGCTAGTCCATGGTGGAAGTTTACAGACGAACGTAAAAAATATTTAAAAAAATAA